A genomic region of Deinococcus sp. KSM4-11 contains the following coding sequences:
- the rho gene encoding transcription termination factor Rho, with the protein MNDTAPPTLPFHELQQKILPELHLIAAGYGIENYRKLKKDALALAIMQHQADAENQLLAQGYLEVSPDGYGFLQADLLDQHSRSVLVTAGVIKQYHLRTGDAVIGRARKARENERYGSLIQVEAVNGLDPEAARKRPKFDDLTPTFPEAQLVLEDPAMGDGLSLRVVDLLVPIGRGQRALIVAPPKAGKTTLLKNIANSITKNYPDVTVMVLLVDERPEEVTDFRESVQGAQVVASTFDEPPQHHVRVAEFVHERARRIVEEGGHVVILLDSITRLARANNLVTPPTGRTLSGGLDSNALHWPKRFLGAARNIREGGSLTILATALVETGSRMDDVIFEEFKGTGNAELVLSRRLEERRIFPALDILKSGTRREELLLQPEVLKKMWLLRKVISDMDPADAMEMLLSRMGKTRNNVEFLQGLAGG; encoded by the coding sequence GTGAACGACACGGCACCGCCCACCCTTCCCTTCCATGAACTGCAACAGAAGATCCTGCCGGAACTGCACCTGATCGCGGCCGGCTACGGCATCGAGAACTACCGCAAGCTGAAGAAGGACGCCCTGGCCCTGGCGATCATGCAGCACCAGGCCGATGCCGAGAACCAGCTGCTGGCGCAGGGCTACCTGGAAGTCAGCCCGGACGGGTACGGATTCCTCCAGGCAGATTTGCTCGACCAGCATTCGCGCTCGGTGCTGGTCACGGCAGGCGTCATCAAGCAGTACCACCTGCGCACCGGGGACGCCGTGATCGGCCGGGCCCGCAAGGCGCGCGAGAATGAACGCTACGGCTCGCTGATCCAGGTGGAGGCCGTGAACGGGCTCGATCCCGAGGCGGCCCGCAAGCGCCCCAAGTTCGACGACCTGACCCCGACCTTCCCGGAAGCCCAGCTGGTGCTCGAAGATCCGGCGATGGGCGACGGCCTCAGCCTGCGCGTGGTGGACCTGCTGGTGCCCATCGGCCGGGGGCAGCGTGCGCTGATCGTCGCGCCGCCGAAGGCCGGGAAGACGACCCTGCTGAAGAACATCGCCAACTCCATCACCAAGAACTACCCCGACGTGACCGTCATGGTGCTGCTGGTCGACGAACGCCCCGAGGAAGTCACGGACTTCCGCGAGAGCGTGCAGGGCGCGCAGGTGGTGGCCAGCACCTTCGACGAGCCCCCGCAGCATCATGTGCGCGTCGCGGAGTTCGTGCACGAACGCGCCCGCCGGATCGTCGAGGAGGGCGGGCACGTCGTCATCCTGCTGGACTCCATCACGCGCCTCGCGCGGGCCAACAACCTGGTCACGCCCCCGACTGGCCGTACCCTCTCCGGCGGTCTGGACTCCAACGCGCTGCACTGGCCCAAGCGCTTCCTGGGGGCCGCGCGCAACATCCGGGAGGGCGGCAGCCTGACCATCCTCGCCACGGCCCTGGTCGAAACAGGCAGCCGCATGGACGACGTGATCTTCGAGGAGTTCAAGGGCACCGGCAACGCGGAACTCGTGTTGTCCCGCCGTCTGGAGGAACGCCGCATCTTCCCAGCGCTCGACATCCTGAAGTCCGGGACACGCCGCGAGGAGCTGCTGCTCCAGCCGGAAGTACTGAAGAAGATGTGGCTGCTGCGTAAAGTGATCAGCGACATGGATCCGGCCGACGCGATGGAAATGCTGCTCTCGCGGATGGGCAAGACCCGCAACAACGTCGAATTCCTGCAAGGTCTCGCGGGCGGCTGA